One genomic window of Salmo salar chromosome ssa12, Ssal_v3.1, whole genome shotgun sequence includes the following:
- the LOC106565021 gene encoding growth/differentiation factor 5, with amino-acid sequence MKVLKRLPLLLGCWTLLYLEFIPVSLSHTGTAQRATESRGKEHAGGAGKGVNPRITSTARSTVGNYGVAGWKSPSAARITRIRTGPPLIKGEAAKAKAVTSVSSPHGVTASSVSGAINLGRKESARSWVPDRDATNTAAVPAFMALSVQTRKGGDTPRQSKGKTFPRVATSARTGQHRVVAVQKYSAPLAQRSAKATGKLSDTDLPKHPLVTPHDYMLSLYWSLSTGEVNTSVLHEAGMANTITSFVDKGQDDRLLQLRRQKYNFNISSLEKEGLLGAELRILRKRLADPRKALSTGRVFCLKLFTCAAGKQKATLLQTRTIEDNNTPKWEVFDIWKLFKNFHNTVQLCFELEALERGHPVDLKAMGFSRLGRQTKEKAFFLVFGRTKKRDLFYSEIKARSGHDNKTVYEYLFTQRRMRRAPTTRGKKLAKNPKPRCHRKQLHVNFKEMGWDDWIIAPLEYEAYHCDGVCDFPIRSHLEPTNHAIIQTLMNSMDPDSTPPTCCVPTRLSPISILYIDSANNVVYKQYEDMVVESCGCR; translated from the exons ATGAAAGTCCTGAAACGTCTCCCTCTTTTATTGGGGTGTTGGACTCTCTTATACCTGGAATTTATCCCAGTGTCACTGAGCCATACCGGGACGGCACAGCGCGCAACCGAGAGCCGAGGCAAGGAGCACGCAGGCGGAGCAGGTAAAGGAGTCAACCCGCGAATCACCTCAACTGCCAGGTCTACAGTAGGAAACTACGGCGTAGCGGGTTGGAAGTCTCCGAGCGCTGCGAGGATCACGCGCATTAGGACAGGACCCCCGCTGATAAAGGGCGAGGCAGCCAAAGCAAAAGCTGTGACATCAGTGTCATCACCACACGGCGTAACGGCGAGTAGTGTTAGTGGAGCTATCAATTTGGGACGCAAGGAGTCTGCGCGCTCTTGGGTACCCGACAGGGATGCTACCAACACAGCTGCTGTGCCTGCTTTCATGGCGTTGAGCGTGCAAACACGCAAAGGCGGAGATACGCCCAGACAGAGCAAAGGAAAGACTTTCCCCAGAGTTGCAACATCAGCACGAACTGGACAGCATAGAGTCGTTGCTGTGCAAAAATACAGCGCTCCGTTAGCCCAAAGGAGTGCCAAAGCAACGGGCAAACTGAGCGACACAGACCTTCCGAAGCACCCATTGGTGACTCCGCACGACTACATGTTGTCACTGTATTGGTCACTATCCACAGGAGAGGTGAACACCAGCGTGTTGCACGAGGCTGGCATGGCCAACACCATCACCAGCTTTGTGGATAAAGGACAAG ATGACCGTCTTCTCCAGCTGAGAAGACAGAAGTATAACTTCAACATCAGTTCCCTGGAGAAGGAGGGGTTACTGGGTGCCGAGCTGCGCATTCTCAGGAAAAGACTGGCCGACCCACGCAAAGCACTTTCTACTGGCAGAGTTTTCTGCCTGAAGCTTTTCACCTGTGCAGCAGGTAAGCAGAAAGCTACACTGCTCCAAACTCGAACCATCGAGGACAACAATACACCCAAATGGGAAGTGTTTGACATTTGGAAACTATTCAAGAATTTCCACAACACCGTCCAGCTTTGTTTCGAGCTGGAGGCCTTGGAACGAGGCCACCCGGTGGACCTCAAGGCAATGGGCTTCAGTCGTCTGGGCAGGCAGACCAAAGAGAAAGCTTTTTTCCTCGTGTTCGGACGCACCAAGAAACGGGACTTGTTCTACAGCGAGATCAAAGCCCGGTCGGGCCACGACAACAAGACTGTGTATGAGTACCTGTTCACCCAGCGGCGTATGCGCCGAGCCCCCACCACCCGTGGCAAGAAACTGGCCAAGAACCCCAAGCCTCGTTGCCACAGGAAGCAGCTACATGTCAACTTCAAGGAGATGGGTTGGGATGATTGGATCATTGCCCCACTGGAGTATGAGGCCTACCACTGCGACGGGGTGTGCGACTTCCCCATCCGCTCACACCTCGAGCCCACCAACCACGCCATCATCCAGACGCTCATGAACTCCATGGACCCTGACTCGACTCCACCCACCTGCTGCGTGCCCACTCGCCTCAGCCCAATCAGCATCCTCTACATTGACTCAGCCAATAATGTGGTTTACAAACAGTACGAGGACATGGTGGTGGAGTCCTGTGGCTGCAGGTAG